The Pochonia chlamydosporia 170 chromosome Unknown PCv3seq00012, whole genome shotgun sequence genome has a segment encoding these proteins:
- a CDS encoding Tfo1 transposase (similar to Beauveria bassiana ARSEF 2860 XP_008602981.1) — MSVADASSFLVSSTPASSSTGSSEVFTTHSPVQMNIWTLFRLPVGSEQTHIIQKVGTKRHKKVLHYCLSCEKQKAKPIWSSAYTGNAKEHVQKVHKAEWKEWSRNHGNSLRTDGPNQASIDRYMQPVGVHCSRHLTLRQAFDKPRFIRAFIALCARRRVSLSATEWPELQELMLAGNPTIQDLLKLSRRTLVRLLERNYVEYRKQLQTAIQDAVGQIHFSTDMWTSPARRGHLAICAQWVDCEYRLRKALLGLPQVLYSHSGECQAVHIVRVLRSYGITTRIGYHTGDNATSNDTMLRALSDHLMTEYNFNFNPVACRIRCLDHILNLALQAFLLAKSKEALKAALKAALKAALDAIDLAEDADPYEVFSAAMGVPMVQNNGDGARPREIAERARGKGKQKGFEGWGSTPALEKLHNLAVWLRNSPIHHDLWERAIGISLGIDNDTRWSSWYFMIDRAIRKKNEIIKFLHEHDEACGPNTLTHGDWEILRCTHQFLQVFNSGTLWVEGDRAGLSQSREMMDVILAFFEQQKNLYSSGERKDLRMVHSIEMGWFILNKYYELTDTVPVYAAAMLLDPSKRRRYLTQNWPEQWHQKALDATQRIWEDKYKNMPLTQPEEDAMQVDGSLPSPDKPRNELDRLKLSLQVELADLTDEDDVQLFLNARPISIKPLTPLEWWCLPEQRQRYPRLHRMAIDILSIPPSSAEPERTFSAARRTQSWDRLRMTANNLERLECIGNWLRNGHIDLVHIITAIEGMNEVEVELDFDSDEMG; from the exons ATGTCGGTAGCTGACGCCTCATCATTTCTGGTCTCCTCCACTcctgcctcatcatccacggGGTCTTCGGAAGTCTTTACAACACATTCTCCGGTCCAGATGAACATCTGGACCTTGTTTCGACTTCCAGTGGGCTCCGAGCAGACTCATATCATTCAGAAGGTTGGTACAAAAAGACATAAGAAGGTTCTGCACTACTGTCTCTCTtgtgagaagcagaaagcGAAGCCGATCTGGAGCAGTGCCTACACAGGCAATGCGAAGGAGCATGTCCAAAAGGTGCACAAAGCCGAGTGGAAGGAATGGTCTCGCAACCACGGCAATTCCTTGAGAACAGATGGTCCAAATCAAGCATCCATTGATAGGTATATGCAACCAGTTGGTGTCCACTGTTCGAGGCACCTAACCCTCCGGCAAGCTTTTGATAAGCCACGATTTATTAGGGCGTTTATCGCTCTTTGCGCCCGACGGAGAGTATCATTGAGCGCAACAGAGTGGCCAGAACTTCAAGAACTTATGTTAGCAGGCAACCCTACTATACAAGACCTCTTGAAGCTGTCTCGACGGACGCTTGTGCGCCTCCTTGAAAGGAACTATGTAGAGTATCGTAAGCAACTCCAGACGGCGATTCAAGACGCTGTCGGCCAGATACACTTCTCCACGGACATGTGGACATCACCTGCGCGTCGAGGACATCTCGCAATCTGTGCACAATGGGTTGATTGTGAATATAGGCTGCGGAAAGCTCTGCTAGGACTCCCTCAAGTATTGTACAGCCATAGCGGAGAGTGTCAAGCTGTGCACATCGTCAGGGTTCTCAGAAGTTACGGCATTACCACCAGAATCGGCTATCATACTGGCGATAACGCTACGTCAAATGATACTATGTTAAGAGCGTTATCAGACCATTTGATGACTGAGTACAAT ttcaacttcaaccctGTTGCCTGCCGAATCCGGTGTCTCGATCATATCCTCAACCTCGCCCTTCAAGCCTTCCTACTAGCCAAGTCAAAGGAGGCTCTTAAAGCCGCTCTTAAAGCCGCTCTTAAAGCCGCACTTGACGCAATTGATCTGGCCGAAGATGCAGACCCATACGAAGTATTCTCCGCCGCGATGGGGGTGCCGATGGTGCAAAATAATGGAGATGGGGCGAGACCAAGAGAGATTGCCGAAAGGGCTagaggcaaaggcaagcaGAAAGGCTTCGAGGGCTGGGGATCGACCCCTGCACTCGAGAAGCTCCATAACCTCGCTGTGTGGCTCCGAAACAGCCCAATCCATCATGACTTATGGGAGCGAGCTATCGGTATCAGTCTAGGGATTGATAACGATACCAGGTGGTCATCGTGGTACTTTATGATTGATCGAGCGATCCGGAAGAAGAACGAGATCATCAAATTCTTACATGAACACGATGAGGCCTGTGGCCCCAACACTCTGACGCATGGGGATTGGGAGATACTGAGATGTACACACCAATTTCTCCAAGTATTCAACAGTGGCACTTTGTGGGTTGAGGGCGACCGTGCAGGCCTATCTCAGTCGCGTGAGATGATGGACGTGATTCTCGCTTTTTTTGAACAGCAGAAG AATCTATACTCATCCGGAGAGCGGAAAGATCTTCGGATGGTCCATTCCATTGAGATGGGGTGGTTCATCCTTAACAAGTACTATGAGCTCACGGACACCGTTCCGGTGTACGCTGCTGCGATGCTGCTCGATCCGTCAAAGAGAAGGCGATATCTGACCCAGAACTGGCCGGAGCAGTGGCATCAGAAAGCTCTCGATGCCACACAACGTATTTGGGAAGACAAATATAAGAATATGCCACTCACTCAGCCTGAGGAGGATGCGATGCAGGTTGATGGCTCTCTACCTTCTCCAGATAAGCCGAGAAACGAGCTGGATCGATTGAAGCTCTCTCTGCAGGTTGAATTGGCTGACCTCACggatgaggacgatgtgCAGCTATTTCTTAATGCCAGGCCCATCTCGATCAAACCTTTAACTCCCctggaatggtggtgtttaCCAGAACAACGACAGCGCTACCCGCGGCTCCATCGTATGGCCATCGATATACTCTCAAtccctccatcatcagcagagCCAGAACGAACGTTTTCAGCTGCTCGTCGTACACAATCGTGGGACAGGCTTCGGATGACGGCAAACAACCTAGAAAGGCTTGAGTGTATCGGCAATTGGTTGAGAAACGGACATATTGATCTTGTACATATAATCACGGCGATTGAGGGTATGAATGAAGTGGAGGTCGAGCTAGATTTTGACTCCGACGAGATGGGATAG
- a CDS encoding glucosamine-6-phosphate isomerase (similar to Fusarium graminearum PH-1 XP_011327488.1), translating to MRLIVRQTAEVASRYVVQYITTRINEFGPTQEKPFVLGLPTGSSPLNIYRSLIEAFRDGKVTFRHVVTFNMDEYVGLPPEHPESYHSFMHKNFFDHVDLQPENINILDGNAPDLAAECLAYEEKIIASGGIELFLGGVGVDGHIAFNEPGSSLASRTRIKSLAYEMRLANSRFFGGEIDAVPRMALTVGVQTIMDAREVVIIATGPAKASAVHQAVESGISHWCTLSCLQLHPRSMVVVDEDATLEMRVKTIKYYKEVEQIAEQGNEAEQKASGSIGPVTPRTTARDCEDGDLTPDSMASRNDSLTELRH from the exons ATGCGTCTCATTGTTCGTCAGACTGCCGAAGTAGCATCACGATATGTTGTCCAGTATATTACTA CAAGGATCAATGAATTCGGACCAACGCAGGAAAAGCCATTTGTCCTAGGATTGCCTACGGGTAGCAGCCCTTTGAACATTTACAGATCTCTCATTGAAGCATTCCGTGACGGCAAGGTAACTTTCCGTCATGTAGTGACTTTCAATATGGACGAATACGTTGGATTGCCTCCCGAGCATCCGGAGTCTTACCATTCTTTCATGCACAAAAACTTTTTCGACCACGTTGATTTACAGCCGGAGAATATCAATATTCTGGACGGAAACGCACCGGACCTGGCCGCAGAGTGTCTCGCCTATGAAGAAAAGATCATTGCCAGTGGTGGTATTGAACTGTTTCTTGGAGGTGTCGGAGTTGACGGCCATATTGCGTTCAACGAGCCAGGCTCAAGTTTGGCTAGTCGTACGAGGATCAAGTCACTGGCTTATGAGATGCGTCTCGCAAATTCACGATTTTTCGGCGGCGAGATAGATGCAGTACCGCGCATGGCCTTGACAGTCGGTGTGCAGACCATTATGGATGCCCGAGAAGTAGTCATCATTGCAACGGGACCCGCGAAAGCGTCTGCCGTGCACCAAGCTGTGGAATCAGGGATCAGCCACTGGTGTACTCTGTCATGTCTACAGTTGCATCCGCGTAGTATGGTCGTTGTAGACGAGGATGCCACTCTGGAGATGCGAGTCAAGACCATCAAA TATTATAAAGAGGTTGAACAGATAGCTGAACAAGGCAATGAAGCTGAGCAGAAAGCTTCTGGGTCAATCGGGCCCGTGACTCCGAGAACAACTGCTCGCGATTGCGAGGATGGAGACCTGACGCCAGACAGCATGGCCTCACGCAATGACAGCCTCACGGAACTGAGACATTGA
- a CDS encoding glucokinase (similar to Talaromyces stipitatus ATCC 10500 XP_002478420.1): MSSVPQSAIPPSVVAEAQQIAHGFDLSTSALRRVTAYFVQQMRVGLETQQQWQLPSYVTKIPQGSEKGRFLAVDLGGTNCRVSIVELYGNAKYSVHQTKHVVPREVRINPSYKPLFGFIAAKIAEFLDTPEERNRRRNENGEDPAHRPAMEYKLGFAFSFTCEQKSIVDGALIQWDKEWDIPSALGRSPCEMLQESIDEMKLPVQVCVLANDSVGALLTHSYTLSRPSAVLAAIIIGTGTNAAYVENVGNIPRLGPATSSGESSSAAVMVINTEWGSFDDELKVLPSTEYDMAADAASTSPGSQMLEKRIAGLYLGEILRRALIRLVEARVFHMNVSTESPLYQLGGIKTSFMSALANVKDDDKTNVLQLVINTLDARNVSIDDCRAIRLLSDAIARRAARLTAASLAAIIIQSGRLPAQHPVPGLSADVTESRKHDSCFHRLLRQISAFIQSTAYAIRRVLWRRQRAESRRTSDSHKPTSICEDPFPSPLETDCIAIGTDGSVINMYPGFISTIRSTLLEIPEVGSEAARVVQLSPTCDGSLVGAALMAHSTTR, from the exons ATGTCGAGTGTTCCTCAGAGCGCCATTCCACCTTCCGTGGTAGCTGAGGCACAGCAGATTGCTCATGGTTTTGACCTCAGCACGTCTGCCCTGCGCAGGGTGACGGCCTATTTTGTGCAACAAATGA GAGTTGGACTTGAGACccaacagcaatggcagctACCGTCTTATGTGACTAAGATCCCCCAAGGGTCAGAAAAGGGGCGCTTCCTTGCAGTCGACCTCGGCGGAACAAACTGTCGCGTCAGTATAGTCGAGCTATACGGCAACGCAAAATACAGCGTGCACCAGACGAAGCATGTGGTTCCACGAGAAGTTCGAATCAACCCCAGCTACAAACCTCTTTTTGGATTTATTGCGGCGAAGATTGCCGAGTTTCTTGATACTCCTGAGGAGAGAAACCGCAGACGCAACGAGAACGGAGAAGATCCTGCCCATAGACCTGCCATGGAATATAAATTAGGCTTTGCCTTCAGTTTCACCTGTGAGCAGAAATCAATCGTGGACGGGGCATTGATTCAATGGGATAAAGAATGGGATATTCCCTCTGCACTAGGGAGGAGCCCCTGCGAGATGCTCCAGGAATCAATCGATGAGATGAAGCTGCCGGTGCAAGTTTGCGTTTTAGCAAATGACAGTGTCGGTGCTTTACTGACCCACTCCTACACCCTCAGCAGGCCAAGCGCTGTATTGGCAGCAATCATAATTGGAACCGGAACAAACGCTGCCTATGTTGAAAATGTCGGTAATATTCCACGCCTCGGCCCTGCTACATCTTCAGGCGAATCGTCCTCCGCAGCAGTTATGGTAATCAACACGGAATGGGGTAgctttgacgacgaattAAAGGTACTTCCTTCCACAGAGTATGACATGGCTGCAGATGCTGCATCGACAAGCCCAGGAAGTCAGATGCTAGAGAAGCGGATCGCCGGGCTTTACTTAGGAGAAATCCTCCGTCGGGCATTGATTCGGCTCGTCGAAGCTCGTGTATTCCATATGAATGTCAGCACCGAGAGCCCCCTTTATCAGcttggaggcatcaagaCATCGTTCATGTCAGCGCTCGCTAATGTaaaagacgacgacaagaccaaTGTGTTGCAATTAGTTATTAACACCTTGGATGCTCGAAACGTGTCAATAGACGACTGCCGCGCGATTCGCCTGCTTTCCGATGCCATAGCAAGGCGTGCCGCCCGGCTGACAGCAGCCTCGCTCGCAGCTATCATCATTCAATCTGGGCGACTACCAGCACAACACCCAGTACCAGGATTATCAGCAGATGTCACAGAGTCCCGCAAACATGATTCGTGTTTTCACCGATTGCTCCGCCAGATCTCGGCGTTCATCCAGTCTACGGCCTATGCCATTCGCAGGGTCCTATGGCGGCGTCAACGCGCCGAGTCACGACGAACGTCGGACTCACACAAACCTACATCGATTTGCGAAGATCCCTTCCCAAGCCCGCTTGAAACAGATTGCATTGCCATAGGGACTGACGGCTCTGTCATTAATATGTACCCAGGTTTCATCTCAACTATTCGCAGCACACTTCTCGAGATCCCAGAAGTAGGTTCAGAAGCCGCAAGAGTGGTCCAACTTAGTCCCACATGCGATGGTTCGTTAGTGGGCGCAGCTCTTATGGCACATTCAACTACGCGTTAA
- a CDS encoding amino acid permease (similar to Neosartorya fischeri NRRL 181 XP_001262041.1), giving the protein MEVTASDEKGAIVSSHQKDHVLDTDELRLAQMGHTQELKRHFTILSLIGLASTTTISWTGLGLGIVTEINAGGPGAIIYGFILVTLLQCFLGASLAEFVSSYPTEGGMYHWIAAVAPKKWSAILSFFTGWFTVFGWIFTTASTILIYAQTVMALIALYMPDLEIQSWQTFIIYQGINLITASIVLFGNRLIPAINKFSLFYLQIGWLVVFIVVLTCAPTRQSPEFVFKTWINNTGWENNVICFVTGLVNPLYSLGGLDGVTHITEEMPNPSRNAPLAIAITLVIAFVTGLSYLIALMFCVQDYSALGTTNTGLPLAELFRQVTQSAGGAFGLTFILFIALGPCTIGSQLSTGRVLWAFSRDGAMPFSSTWSRVNTRYGVPFNAQLLVTVVVAALGCIYLGSSTAFNSMLGSAVTVNNIAYLIPIGTNLLTGRANMFKGVFHMGIWGWLINCITVAWLIFAIVFFSFPYSMPVAVESMNYTCVVVGSLPILIFGWWCVVSKRYREKIAAAKEE; this is encoded by the exons ATGGAAGTCACGGCCAGCGATGAGAAAGGGGCCATCGTCTCTAGTCACCAAAAGGACCATGTGCTGGATACTGATGAGCTAAGGCTCGCGCAAATGG GTCACACCCAGGAGCTAAAGCGTCACTTTACCATTCTGTCTCTGATCGGTCTGGCTTCCACCACGACAATATCCTGGACAGGTCTAGGCTTGGGAATTGTTACTGAAATCAACGCGGGTGGGCCAGGTGCCATAATATATGGCTTCATCCTGGTCACTCTGTTGCAATGCTTCCTTGGCGCTTCTCTTGCAGAGTTCGTTTCGAGCTACCCAACTGAGGGGGGCATGTATCATTGGATAGCTGCGGTGGCGCCCAAAAAATGGAGTGCCatcctcagcttcttcaccgGGTGGTTCACTGTCTTTGGAT GGATATTTACCACGGCCTCGACCATCTTGATCTACGCCCAAACTGTCATGGCACTCATCGCACTCTACATGCCAGACCTGGAAATCCAATCCTGGCAGACTTTCATCATATATCAAGGAATTAATCTTATCACGGCAAGCATCGTACTCTTCGGCAACAGGTTGATTCCCGCAATCAATAAGTTTTCGCTTTTCTACCTCCAGATCGGGTGGTTGGTAGTGTTTATAGTAGTCCTTACTTGTGCGCCGACTCGCCAAAGTCCCGAGTTTGTTTTTAAGACATGGATCAATAATACGGGTTGGGAGAACAATGTAATCTGTTTCGTTACCGGCTTGGTCAATCCACTATACAGCCTGGGTGGTCTCGATGGCGTTACCCATATTACCGAGGAAATGCCCAAT CCATCCCGCAACGCCCCcctcgccatcgccatcacttTGGTAATTGCCTTCGTCACAGGGCTCTCCTACCTTATCGCCCTCATGTTCTGCGTTCAAGACTACTCTGCTCTTGGCACCACCAATACCGGCTTGCCCCTTGCAGAGCTATTTCGGCAGGTCACGCAGTCAGCTGGCGGCGCGTTTGGATTGACCTTTATTCTTTTCATCGCTTTGGGGCCGTGCACTATCGGTTCGCAGCTGTCCACGGGCCGTGTCCTCTGGGCCTTCTCGCGCGATGGTGCCATGCCTTTTTCGTCGACTTGGTCTCGTGTCAACACACGCTACGGAGTTCCATTCAACGCCCAACTGCTCGTCACCGTCGTAGTCGCTGCCCTTGGCTGCATCTACCTTGGTAGCAGCACGGCTTTCAACAGCATGCTTGGGTCGGCAGTGACTGTCAACAATATCGCCTATCTCATCCCCATCGGCACGAACTTGCTTACTGGAAGAGCTAACATGTTTAAAGGCGTATTCCACATGGGTATTTGGGGTTGGCTAATTAACTGCATTACTGTGGCCTGGCTTATTTTCGCAATCGTGTTTTTCAGCTTCCCTTACTCTATGCCCGTGGCGGTGGAGAGCATGAACTACACTTGTGTGGTTGTGGGTTCTCTTCCAATTCTAATCTTCGGTTGGTGGTGCGTGGTATCCAAGCGCTATCGAGAGAAGATCGCTGCTGCAAAGGAGGAGTAA
- a CDS encoding C6 finger domain-containing protein (similar to Colletotrichum gloeosporioides Nara gc5 XP_007277953.1) → MAPHYFSVLCNAIAQLSIPDSEIGAVPEIPYFAEEWAFQAVLGIILAALLTEASIREVGIWISIAYRLILEYCPAHPVDASREWRKLFSGLQIVDLEHASLHMSHPVIPLEAPLSSLQHLHHDQIYKLSRMMHTGLSQFTGRKLPTIWCSFNSTPPQRQEPTSNFTAIDAAVIRDWARQLDQWLVEFSNAPDGPEASSNIVFRQYVLHRLVVLSIYHPARGCDLWAKGITLGEQQELLLSARATLKLHRHDELIWTNWDLVLITWAALIVLQATCGCAGEPDDLTDVKLHLAKLEQAKDTDPALWARLISRLEEGLRKSQAPAPTESKQCEYVSTNLDYSWHIFDEVSLRNIGFTG, encoded by the exons ATGGCACCCCACTACTTCTCCGTGTTGTGCAATGCCATTGCTCAGCTCAGCATTCCGGATAGTGAAATTGGAGCTGTCCCGGAGATCCCCTATTTCGCAGAGGAGTGGGCATTTCAAGCAGTCCTCGGTATCATCCTTGCTGCTCTCCTTACCGAAGCCAGCATCCGCGAGGTGGGCATCTGGATTTCCATTGCATACCGCTTGATATTAGAATACTGTCCAGCACATCCTGTCGACGCATCAAGGGAGTGGAGAAAGCTTTTCAGTGGTTTGCAGATAGTCGACCTCGAGCACGCCTCGCTCCACATGTCACATCCCGTCATTCCTCTCGAGGCACCACTTTCAAGCTTACAACACCTTCATCATGACCAAATATATAAGCTTTCACGCATGATGCATACAGGTCTGAGCCAGTTTACTGGGCGGAAACTTCCTACCATCTGGTGTTCCTTCAACAGCACGCCACCACAAAGACAAGAGCCAACCTCCAACTTCACTGCAATCGATGCAGCCGTGATTAGGGACTGGGCCCGACAGCTAGATCAATGGCTTGTCGAGTTCAGTAATGCCCCAGACGGGCCCGAGGCGAGTAGCAACATCGTATTTCGACAATACGTGCTACATAGATTGGTTGTCCTATCCATATACCATCCAGCTCGAGGCTGTGACCTATGGGCTAAAGGCATCACGCTAGGCGAGCAGCAAGAATTGCTTTTGTCTGCTCGTGCGACGTTGAAACTTCACCGCCACGACGAACTAATTTGGACCAACTGGGACCTTGTTTTGATTACCTGGGCAGCCCTTATTGTATTACAAGCCACATGTGGATGTGCCGGTGAACCCGATG ACCTGACGGATGTAAAACTACACCTTGCCAAATTAGAACAGGCAAAAGACACGGATCCTGCTCTTTGGGCAAGGCTGATATCGCGACTCGAGGAGGGCTTGCGAAAATCGCAGGCCCCGGCACCCACAGAATCGAAGCAATGCGAATACGTATCAACGAATTTAGATTATTCATGGCATATTTTTGACGAAGTCAGCCTCCGCAATATTGGATTTACTGGCTAG